The following proteins are co-located in the Bradyrhizobium sp. AZCC 2176 genome:
- a CDS encoding LVIVD repeat-containing protein, producing MSSRLKLAASFSILFLASSGITCAQPQVIGAPPEALNMKLVGTSDLQARSAYQPTIHHQGDRWIAYIGHHGGSDDIPAPVNPLTGKTEPNGTSIVDVTDPAQPKYLRHLPGQEGKYEAGGAQMVRICDGKALPKGDRNAVYMLRTFGGEAHEIWNVADPANPVLVTRIAGLKDTHKNWWECDTGIAFLVSGAPDWRTRRMTQVYDLSDPARPQKIRDFGLPGQEPGSTGAVPTELHGPISTGPSGNRIYFGYGTNKGGVLQIVDREKLLNGPREPTADNLRSPEIARLAMSAFNGAHTTFPMLGMPIAEFAKDKDGKTRDIVMIVDEAILNECNEPRQMVWFADVTVENRPMMISSYTVPEASGAFCERGGRFGAHSSNESMAPVFYKKMAFISFFNAGVRALDIRDPYHPTEVGYFIPAITAATDKRCVKIDGKDRCKVAIQTNNVETDERGYIYIVDRANTGLHILELTGQARAVAGLP from the coding sequence ATGAGCAGTCGCCTTAAACTCGCAGCCTCATTCTCTATCCTTTTCCTTGCAAGCTCGGGCATCACTTGCGCGCAGCCGCAAGTGATCGGCGCACCGCCTGAAGCCCTCAACATGAAGCTGGTCGGAACCAGCGACCTGCAGGCGCGCAGCGCCTATCAGCCGACCATTCATCATCAGGGCGACCGCTGGATCGCCTATATCGGCCATCACGGCGGCAGCGACGATATTCCGGCGCCGGTCAATCCGCTAACGGGCAAGACTGAGCCGAACGGCACGTCGATCGTCGATGTCACCGATCCTGCGCAGCCCAAATATCTGCGCCATCTTCCGGGCCAGGAAGGCAAGTATGAAGCCGGCGGCGCGCAGATGGTGCGGATTTGCGACGGCAAGGCGCTGCCGAAAGGCGATCGCAACGCGGTCTATATGCTGCGGACCTTTGGCGGCGAGGCGCATGAGATCTGGAACGTCGCCGATCCCGCCAATCCCGTGCTGGTCACGCGGATTGCGGGATTAAAGGACACGCACAAGAACTGGTGGGAGTGCGACACCGGCATTGCCTTCCTGGTATCGGGCGCGCCCGACTGGCGCACGCGCCGCATGACGCAGGTCTACGATCTCTCCGATCCCGCGCGCCCGCAAAAAATCCGCGATTTCGGCCTTCCCGGCCAGGAGCCCGGTTCGACGGGGGCAGTGCCGACGGAGCTGCATGGACCGATCTCGACGGGCCCTTCCGGCAATCGGATCTATTTCGGCTACGGCACCAACAAGGGCGGGGTCCTGCAGATCGTCGATCGCGAGAAGCTGCTCAATGGCCCGAGGGAGCCGACCGCCGACAATCTGCGTTCGCCGGAAATTGCGCGGCTGGCGATGTCGGCCTTCAACGGCGCCCATACGACGTTTCCGATGCTGGGCATGCCGATTGCGGAATTTGCCAAAGACAAGGATGGCAAGACCCGCGACATCGTCATGATCGTCGATGAAGCGATCCTGAACGAATGCAACGAGCCGCGGCAGATGGTGTGGTTCGCCGACGTCACCGTCGAGAACCGGCCGATGATGATATCGAGTTACACGGTGCCGGAAGCAAGCGGGGCGTTCTGCGAACGGGGAGGGCGGTTCGGTGCGCATTCCTCCAACGAGAGCATGGCGCCGGTCTTCTACAAGAAGATGGCGTTTATATCCTTCTTCAATGCGGGCGTGCGCGCGCTCGACATTCGCGATCCCTATCATCCCACCGAGGTCGGCTATTTCATTCCGGCGATCACGGCGGCGACCGACAAGCGCTGCGTCAAGATCGATGGCAAGGATCGCTGCAAGGTCGCAATCCAGACCAACAATGTCGAAACCGACGAGCGCGGCTACATCTACATCGTCGACCGTGCCAATACCGGCCTGCACATTCTGGAACTGACCGGCCAGGCGCGCGCCGTCGCCGGTCTGCCGTGA
- a CDS encoding GatB/YqeY domain-containing protein, translating into MLRDDINNAVKDAMRAKEERKLSTLRMVNSTIKNADIDARGQGKPPLSDADLLGLLQKMIKQRQESVELYDKGGRAELAAQEREEIAIISAYLPKQMSEDEMKAAISAAIAETGAAGMKDMGKVIGVLRAKFAGQMDFGKASGLVKAALTG; encoded by the coding sequence ATGCTGCGCGACGACATTAACAATGCGGTCAAGGACGCCATGAGGGCGAAGGAGGAGCGAAAGCTCTCCACGCTGCGCATGGTGAATTCGACCATCAAGAACGCCGATATCGATGCGCGCGGGCAGGGCAAGCCGCCGCTCTCGGACGCGGACCTGCTCGGCCTCCTGCAGAAGATGATCAAGCAGCGCCAGGAATCGGTCGAGCTGTACGACAAGGGCGGCCGCGCCGAACTCGCCGCGCAGGAGCGCGAGGAGATCGCCATCATTTCCGCCTACCTGCCGAAGCAGATGTCGGAGGATGAGATGAAGGCCGCGATATCAGCCGCGATCGCCGAGACCGGCGCCGCCGGCATGAAGGACATGGGCAAGGTGATCGGCGTGCTGCGCGCAAAGTTCGCCGGGCAGATGGATTTCGGCAAGGCGAGCGGCTTGGTGAAGGCGGCGCTGACGGGATGA
- a CDS encoding cupin domain-containing protein yields MSVASADIEPLTFIFEDDGLVPNNPLPFLVYKGAVDVANDHPEKTIEGLFGANGWGAMWRNGVYDYLHYHSTVHEALGVARGSARVQFGGDHGKPLDISAGDVAILPAGTGHQLISASQDFCVIGAYPPGPPMQITRPTPENHAKALKTIPEVKLPKTDPVRGEDGPLVRLWKGSAA; encoded by the coding sequence ATGTCCGTCGCCAGCGCCGATATCGAGCCGCTCACTTTCATCTTCGAGGATGACGGCCTCGTGCCCAACAATCCCCTGCCGTTCCTGGTCTACAAGGGCGCGGTCGACGTCGCCAACGATCACCCGGAAAAGACCATCGAGGGACTGTTCGGCGCCAATGGCTGGGGCGCGATGTGGCGCAACGGCGTCTATGATTATCTGCACTATCACTCGACCGTGCATGAAGCATTAGGCGTTGCCCGAGGAAGTGCGCGGGTGCAGTTCGGCGGTGACCATGGCAAGCCACTCGATATCTCAGCCGGCGACGTTGCCATCCTGCCCGCGGGCACCGGACATCAATTGATCTCGGCAAGCCAAGACTTTTGCGTGATCGGCGCCTATCCGCCCGGACCACCGATGCAGATCACGCGGCCGACGCCGGAGAACCATGCCAAGGCGCTGAAGACCATCCCGGAAGTAAAGCTGCCGAAGACCGATCCGGTGCGGGGAGAAGATGGCCCGCTGGTCCGGCTATGGAAGGGCAGCGCGGCTTAG
- a CDS encoding acyl-CoA synthetase: protein MLTEAATYDELYRNFRWSIPGRFNMATACCDRHADGTRRLALIYVDEAGATTRTSFDEVAEASRRFANVLKADGLSRGDRVAVFLSQSLELPIAHLAAFRSGMVSIPLFALFGEDALEFRLSNSEAKAVVTDESGWEKLAKIRDRLPALKNVYVIGGKAPAGTKPFWPQLEAASADFATVDTSADDPALIIYTSGTTGNPKGALHAHRVVLGHLPNVEMCHNFLPRPGDLMWTPADWAWIGGLINALLAFWYHGIPLVGHRARKFEPQAAMAMMAELSIRNTFLPPTALKLMRQAGVKNPGVKLRSIFTGGESLGGELLGWVRETFGIDAHEVFGQTECNLVIGSNSNLFPLRPGSMGKATPGFDVRIVNDKGEELPRGERGIIGVRQPCPCTMIEYWKNPEATAKKYAGEFLLTGDLGVQDQDGYFWYVSREDDVITTAGYRVGPSEIEHTLMKHPAVAMSAVVGIPDPIRTESIKAWIVLRPGFAASDELAREIQDFVKVQLAAHEYPRFVQFADTLPMTATGKVLRRELRALG, encoded by the coding sequence ATGCTCACCGAAGCCGCAACCTACGACGAGCTCTACCGCAACTTCCGCTGGAGCATTCCCGGGCGTTTCAACATGGCGACTGCGTGCTGCGACCGCCACGCCGACGGCACCAGGCGGCTGGCGCTGATCTATGTCGATGAAGCCGGCGCGACCACGCGCACCTCGTTCGACGAGGTCGCGGAAGCCTCGCGCCGTTTTGCCAACGTCCTGAAAGCCGACGGCCTTTCGCGCGGCGACCGCGTAGCGGTGTTTCTTTCGCAGTCCCTTGAATTGCCGATCGCGCATCTCGCGGCGTTCCGCTCCGGCATGGTCTCGATCCCGCTGTTTGCGCTGTTCGGCGAGGATGCGCTGGAATTCCGTCTGTCGAATTCCGAGGCCAAGGCTGTTGTCACCGACGAGAGCGGCTGGGAGAAGCTTGCAAAAATCCGCGACCGTCTTCCCGCGCTGAAGAACGTTTATGTGATCGGCGGGAAGGCGCCAGCCGGAACAAAACCGTTCTGGCCGCAGCTTGAGGCGGCATCGGCGGATTTCGCGACCGTGGATACCTCGGCCGACGACCCCGCACTGATCATCTACACGTCGGGCACCACGGGAAATCCAAAGGGCGCGCTGCACGCCCACCGCGTCGTGCTCGGCCATCTGCCGAATGTCGAGATGTGCCACAATTTCCTGCCCCGCCCCGGCGACCTGATGTGGACGCCGGCCGATTGGGCCTGGATCGGCGGGCTGATCAATGCCCTGTTGGCGTTCTGGTATCACGGCATTCCGCTGGTCGGCCATCGCGCGCGCAAATTCGAACCACAGGCGGCGATGGCGATGATGGCGGAACTTTCCATCCGCAACACGTTCCTGCCGCCGACCGCGCTGAAACTGATGCGGCAGGCCGGCGTGAAAAATCCCGGCGTCAAGCTGCGCAGCATCTTCACCGGCGGTGAATCGCTCGGCGGCGAGCTGCTGGGCTGGGTGCGCGAAACCTTTGGCATCGATGCGCACGAAGTGTTCGGCCAGACCGAATGCAATCTCGTGATCGGCAGCAATTCGAACCTGTTTCCGCTTCGGCCCGGATCGATGGGCAAGGCGACGCCGGGCTTCGACGTCCGCATCGTCAACGACAAAGGCGAGGAACTGCCGCGCGGCGAGCGCGGCATCATCGGCGTGCGCCAGCCGTGTCCCTGCACCATGATCGAATACTGGAAGAATCCGGAAGCGACGGCGAAGAAATATGCCGGCGAGTTTCTCTTGACCGGCGATCTCGGCGTGCAGGATCAGGACGGCTATTTCTGGTACGTCAGCCGCGAGGACGACGTCATCACCACCGCCGGCTATCGCGTCGGCCCCTCCGAGATCGAGCACACGCTGATGAAGCATCCGGCGGTTGCGATGTCGGCGGTGGTCGGCATCCCCGATCCGATCCGCACCGAGTCCATCAAGGCCTGGATCGTGCTGCGCCCGGGCTTTGCGGCGAGCGATGAACTGGCGCGCGAGATCCAGGATTTCGTCAAGGTGCAGCTCGCCGCCCACGAATACCCGCGCTTCGTGCAGTTCGCCGACACGCTGCCGATGACGGCGACGGGCAAGGTGCTGCGACGCGAGTTGCGGGCGCTGGGGTAG
- a CDS encoding SRPBCC family protein, which produces MNIEKFKPAIVYAIYIASTPEKVWEALTSAEFSRQYFSGHAVEVDQRIGGAFIMRTPDGALHISGEVIECEPPRKLTVTFNVNWPALVEKLGPTLVTYEIEQAGDAVKLTMLQSHDREISDDILSGGRTGWPAILSSLKSLLETGNALAIEMQPPERMLAALKEMGIGTP; this is translated from the coding sequence ATGAACATCGAAAAATTCAAACCCGCGATCGTTTATGCGATCTACATCGCCTCGACACCTGAGAAGGTATGGGAGGCTCTGACCAGCGCCGAGTTCAGCCGACAATATTTTTCCGGCCATGCGGTCGAGGTCGATCAGAGGATCGGCGGCGCCTTCATCATGCGCACGCCGGACGGCGCCTTGCATATTTCGGGTGAGGTGATCGAGTGCGAACCGCCAAGGAAGCTCACCGTTACCTTCAACGTCAACTGGCCGGCACTGGTGGAAAAGCTCGGCCCGACGCTTGTCACCTACGAGATCGAGCAGGCGGGTGACGCGGTGAAGCTGACGATGCTGCAGTCGCACGACCGAGAGATCAGTGACGATATCCTTTCGGGTGGCCGCACCGGCTGGCCGGCGATCCTCTCCAGCCTGAAGAGCCTGCTGGAAACCGGCAACGCGCTGGCAATCGAGATGCAACCGCCGGAACGGATGCTGGCCGCGCTGAAGGAGATGGGGATCGGGACGCCGTAG
- a CDS encoding SRPBCC family protein, with product MSKPEFVYVTYIETTPEKLWEALTSSEFSKRYWFGTEVRSNWKVGSPFALVTDGMTTDSGEILVADPARLLSYTFKHQRFEEMRDEPVTTVVFTIEPYEKIVKLTVTHEGFVEGGKLLGAVSKGWPAILSGLKSLLETGHVVSIPPEALGKTR from the coding sequence ATGAGTAAGCCGGAATTTGTCTACGTCACCTATATCGAGACCACGCCGGAGAAATTGTGGGAGGCACTGACGTCCAGCGAGTTCAGCAAACGCTATTGGTTCGGCACCGAGGTAAGGTCCAACTGGAAAGTGGGTTCGCCGTTTGCGCTGGTCACGGACGGCATGACCACCGACTCCGGCGAGATCCTCGTAGCCGACCCGGCGCGGCTTCTGTCCTACACCTTCAAGCACCAGCGCTTCGAGGAAATGCGCGACGAACCCGTGACGACGGTCGTATTCACTATCGAGCCCTATGAGAAGATCGTGAAGCTGACCGTGACGCACGAAGGTTTCGTGGAGGGCGGCAAGCTGCTCGGTGCCGTTTCCAAGGGATGGCCTGCCATCCTCTCCGGCCTCAAGAGCCTGCTCGAAACCGGCCACGTGGTCAGCATCCCACCTGAAGCGCTCGGCAAGACACGATGA
- a CDS encoding LysE family translocator: MSLQAYLAFVAACIALALLPGPVVTLLIANGLRHGTRAALINCAGAQTGLAIVIGIVAIGLTSLMATMGYWFDWVRFAGAAYLIWLGIKLIRSPVEGLNADEPPPPPRGGFFLQGFLVLLSNPKVLVFFGAFIPQFMDMEKDHLPQVALLGVTFMVIAASTDSVYALLAGRARLFFSKQRTRLLSRVSGGFMIGGGIWLALTRAK, encoded by the coding sequence ATGTCCCTTCAAGCCTATCTCGCCTTTGTCGCCGCCTGCATCGCGCTGGCGCTGTTGCCGGGTCCGGTGGTCACGCTGTTGATTGCGAACGGCCTGCGGCACGGCACCCGCGCGGCGCTGATCAATTGCGCCGGCGCGCAGACCGGCCTCGCCATCGTGATCGGGATCGTCGCGATTGGACTGACCTCGCTGATGGCGACCATGGGCTACTGGTTCGACTGGGTGCGCTTTGCCGGTGCGGCCTATCTGATCTGGCTCGGCATCAAGCTGATCCGTTCGCCTGTCGAAGGTCTCAACGCCGATGAACCGCCGCCTCCGCCGCGCGGGGGCTTCTTTCTGCAGGGCTTTCTGGTGTTGCTCTCAAACCCGAAAGTGCTGGTGTTCTTTGGCGCGTTCATTCCGCAGTTCATGGACATGGAGAAGGACCACCTTCCACAGGTGGCGCTGCTCGGTGTCACCTTCATGGTGATCGCGGCCTCGACCGATTCGGTCTACGCGCTGTTGGCCGGCCGGGCGCGGCTGTTCTTCTCCAAGCAGCGCACAAGGTTGCTGTCGCGCGTCTCCGGCGGCTTCATGATCGGCGGCGGCATCTGGCTGGCGCTGACGCGGGCGAAGTAA
- a CDS encoding protein-L-isoaspartate(D-aspartate) O-methyltransferase — translation MKTMLLLVLFIVAAARDATAQDAQCVHERAAMVETIKAYGRSHADVLGQQAFSDRVLEAMGQTKRHLFISERSCSIAYADRPLPIGLGQTMSQPFIVALMTQLAEVAPDHVVLEVGTGSGYQAAILAHLARKVCTIEIVPQLAETAAKALRDLAYDNVSVRLGDGYAGWPECGPFDAIVVTAALGQVPPPLIEQLKVGGRLVMPVGAEYGTQHLTVVEKTAPDKTTTRAVVPVRFVPFTRSQSR, via the coding sequence ATGAAGACCATGCTGCTGCTGGTGCTTTTCATCGTTGCCGCCGCGCGGGACGCGACCGCCCAGGACGCACAATGCGTCCACGAACGCGCCGCCATGGTCGAGACCATCAAGGCCTACGGCCGGTCCCATGCCGACGTTTTGGGACAACAGGCTTTTTCGGACCGGGTCCTTGAGGCCATGGGGCAAACGAAACGCCATCTGTTCATTTCCGAGCGATCTTGCTCGATCGCATACGCGGACAGGCCTCTACCGATCGGCCTCGGCCAGACGATGTCGCAGCCGTTCATCGTAGCCTTGATGACCCAGTTGGCCGAGGTCGCGCCCGATCATGTTGTGCTCGAAGTCGGTACGGGTTCGGGCTACCAGGCCGCCATCCTCGCGCACCTGGCGCGAAAGGTCTGCACCATCGAGATTGTCCCGCAATTGGCTGAGACCGCCGCCAAAGCACTCAGAGACCTCGCGTATGACAACGTGAGCGTCAGGCTTGGCGACGGCTATGCTGGCTGGCCCGAATGCGGTCCTTTTGACGCCATCGTGGTGACCGCCGCACTCGGGCAGGTACCGCCGCCGCTGATCGAGCAGCTTAAAGTGGGTGGTCGGCTCGTGATGCCGGTGGGAGCCGAGTACGGCACTCAGCACCTCACCGTCGTCGAAAAAACTGCCCCTGACAAGACGACGACCCGCGCGGTGGTCCCCGTGCGCTTCGTGCCCTTTACGCGTTCACAAAGCCGATAA
- the carA gene encoding glutamine-hydrolyzing carbamoyl-phosphate synthase small subunit, whose translation MTTSENASAWPDHKPTALLVLADGTVLEGFGLGAEGHAVGEVCFNTAMTGYEEILTDPSYAGQIITFTFPHIGNVGTNEEDIETVNMAATPGARGVILRTAITDPSNYRATKHLDQWLRARGIIGLSGIDTRALTALIRSKGMPNAVIAHAKNGEFDLHGMKEEAREWPGLEGMDLVPMVTSGQRFTWDETPWVWEKGFGRQNGPEFNVVAIDYGIKRNILRLLAGEGCKVTVVPATTSAEDILAMKPDGVFLSNGPGDPAATGKYAVPVIQQVISSGTPTFGICLGHQMLGLAVGAKTKKMHQGHHGANHPVKDETTGKVEITSMNHGFAVDQDTLPEGATQTHISLFDGSNCGIELKGKPVFSVQYHPEASPGPRDSHYLFKRFADLMRANKRA comes from the coding sequence ATGACAACATCTGAAAACGCCTCAGCCTGGCCGGACCACAAACCGACCGCGCTCCTCGTGCTTGCCGATGGTACCGTGCTGGAGGGTTTTGGCCTCGGCGCGGAAGGCCACGCCGTCGGCGAGGTCTGCTTCAACACCGCGATGACCGGCTATGAGGAGATCCTCACCGACCCCTCCTATGCCGGGCAGATCATCACCTTCACCTTCCCGCATATCGGCAATGTCGGCACCAACGAGGAAGACATCGAGACCGTGAACATGGCGGCGACGCCCGGCGCGCGCGGCGTGATCCTGCGCACCGCGATCACCGATCCCTCGAACTACCGCGCGACCAAACATCTCGATCAGTGGCTGCGCGCCCGCGGCATCATCGGCCTCTCCGGCATCGACACCCGCGCGCTCACCGCGCTGATCCGCAGCAAGGGCATGCCGAATGCGGTGATCGCCCACGCCAAAAATGGCGAGTTCGATCTGCACGGTATGAAGGAAGAGGCCCGCGAATGGCCCGGCCTCGAAGGCATGGATTTGGTGCCGATGGTGACCTCCGGCCAGCGTTTCACCTGGGACGAGACGCCATGGGTCTGGGAAAAGGGTTTTGGCCGGCAGAACGGGCCGGAGTTCAACGTGGTCGCGATCGACTACGGCATCAAGCGCAACATTCTGCGGCTACTCGCCGGTGAAGGCTGCAAGGTCACGGTGGTGCCGGCGACGACATCGGCCGAAGACATTCTGGCGATGAAGCCGGACGGCGTTTTTCTGAGCAACGGCCCGGGCGATCCGGCCGCGACCGGCAAATACGCGGTGCCTGTCATCCAGCAGGTGATCTCCTCGGGCACGCCGACCTTCGGCATCTGCCTCGGCCACCAGATGCTGGGCCTCGCCGTCGGCGCCAAAACGAAAAAGATGCACCAGGGCCATCACGGCGCCAATCATCCGGTGAAGGACGAGACCACCGGCAAGGTGGAGATCACCTCCATGAACCACGGCTTTGCCGTGGACCAGGACACGCTGCCGGAGGGCGCGACACAGACCCACATCTCGCTGTTCGACGGCTCCAATTGCGGCATCGAACTGAAGGGCAAGCCGGTGTTCTCGGTGCAGTACCATCCCGAGGCCTCGCCGGGCCCGCGCGACTCGCACTATCTGTTCAAGCGATTTGCGGACCTGATGCGGGCGAACAAGCGCGCGTAG
- a CDS encoding FkbM family methyltransferase, producing the protein MLVPKTVRFLLKYAPSDPLGFADIVRRRAMEQFRTPPTGLATRRFNGVHYEIDMSLHRMMKKYLFHTHEMFLERIFKRCLAAGDTFIDIGANCGYWSAYSLSLVGKSGEVHAFEPVPQYFSFVQRLAELNPDYRVIANQVACGARPGAFTMAVVTPRAENFDNYDTNIGSSSLAAGFLDHARELTENITVEVIAFDNYACERKIDLDRVGLIKIDVEGFEAEVFDGMQGVLAKGGRKVPILCEVLTDLDRPEPLDGRRIIERLEDFGYRCLDATHLRPINRDALGFEENILCL; encoded by the coding sequence ATGCTTGTTCCGAAGACCGTCCGCTTCCTCTTGAAGTACGCGCCGAGCGATCCCTTGGGCTTTGCTGATATCGTGCGCCGCCGCGCGATGGAGCAGTTCAGGACGCCGCCCACGGGCCTCGCGACGAGGCGCTTCAACGGCGTGCATTACGAGATCGACATGTCATTGCATCGCATGATGAAGAAGTATCTTTTCCATACCCACGAAATGTTTCTTGAACGCATCTTCAAGCGCTGCCTCGCTGCCGGCGACACCTTCATCGATATCGGCGCCAACTGCGGCTACTGGTCGGCCTATTCCTTGTCGCTCGTGGGCAAGAGCGGAGAGGTGCACGCCTTCGAACCGGTGCCGCAATATTTTTCCTTTGTCCAACGGCTCGCCGAGCTCAATCCCGATTATCGAGTCATTGCCAACCAGGTTGCCTGCGGCGCGCGGCCGGGCGCCTTCACGATGGCCGTTGTCACGCCGCGCGCCGAAAATTTCGACAATTACGACACCAATATTGGGTCGAGTTCGCTTGCCGCCGGCTTTCTCGACCACGCCCGCGAACTCACGGAAAATATCACCGTTGAGGTTATCGCCTTCGATAACTACGCGTGTGAGCGGAAAATCGATCTCGATCGCGTCGGCCTGATCAAGATCGACGTCGAAGGTTTCGAGGCTGAGGTATTCGACGGCATGCAAGGCGTGCTGGCAAAAGGCGGCCGCAAAGTCCCGATCCTGTGCGAAGTCCTCACCGATCTGGATCGCCCTGAGCCGCTCGACGGCCGACGGATTATCGAACGCCTTGAAGATTTCGGTTACCGTTGCCTTGATGCCACGCATTTGCGACCGATCAATCGCGATGCGCTTGGTTTTGAGGAGAACATTCTCTGCCTCTGA
- a CDS encoding FAD-dependent oxidoreductase: MTDQQAPPAGPDLSKGIAPSEFAGEMLLGHVGDDEVLLVRSGSEIFAIGAHCSHYHGPLADGLITGEGVRCPWHHACFDLRTGEAIRAPALSPIAVWKVEQQDGRILVREKREQPQVKPRVKGAIDAPGRIVIVGGGAAGFAAAEMLRRQDYRGSLVMLSNEAAAPLDRPNLSKDYLAGSAPEDWVPLRPDDFYTDAKIDLRLSTEVTSIDTDARHVVTAGGETIPYDRLLLATGAEPVRLPIPGADQPHVHVLRSLADSRAIIGLADGARRAVVIGASFIGLEAAASLRARNLEVHVVGLEQRPMERVLGPELGDFVRALHEEHGVIFHLGDTVTAIDGKRAMLKSGAAIEADIVVVGVGVRPRLELAERAGLAIDRGVTVNAYLETSVPGIYAAGDIARWPDPHSLETIRVEHWVVAERQGQTAARNMLGQREPFHAVPFFWSQHYDVPINYVGHAEKWDEIAVDGDIAGKDCLLQYKSRGRVLAVASIYRDIASLEAELAMEKARAP; encoded by the coding sequence ATGACCGATCAGCAAGCGCCGCCCGCCGGTCCCGATCTTTCAAAAGGCATAGCCCCGTCCGAATTCGCCGGCGAGATGTTGCTTGGCCATGTCGGCGATGACGAAGTGTTGCTGGTGCGATCGGGCTCGGAGATCTTTGCGATCGGCGCCCATTGCAGCCATTATCACGGGCCGCTCGCCGACGGCCTCATCACCGGCGAGGGCGTCCGTTGTCCCTGGCACCACGCCTGTTTCGATCTGCGCACCGGCGAAGCCATCCGCGCGCCCGCGCTCAGTCCGATTGCGGTCTGGAAGGTCGAGCAGCAAGACGGTCGCATCCTCGTTCGGGAAAAGCGTGAACAGCCGCAAGTCAAGCCGCGGGTGAAGGGCGCCATCGATGCGCCCGGCAGGATCGTGATTGTCGGCGGCGGCGCGGCGGGCTTTGCCGCAGCCGAGATGCTGCGGCGGCAGGATTATCGCGGCAGCCTCGTGATGCTGAGCAATGAGGCCGCAGCACCCCTGGACCGGCCGAACCTGTCAAAAGACTATCTCGCCGGCAGCGCGCCGGAGGACTGGGTGCCGCTGCGGCCGGATGATTTCTACACCGATGCGAAGATCGACCTGCGGCTCAGCACCGAGGTGACGTCCATCGATACCGACGCACGCCACGTCGTCACGGCCGGCGGCGAGACCATCCCCTACGACCGCTTGCTGCTGGCGACCGGCGCGGAGCCGGTGCGCCTGCCGATACCGGGCGCGGACCAGCCGCATGTGCACGTGCTGCGCTCGCTGGCCGATAGCCGTGCGATCATTGGGTTGGCCGATGGCGCGCGGCGCGCGGTCGTGATCGGCGCGAGCTTTATCGGGCTCGAAGCCGCGGCGTCGTTGCGCGCCAGAAATCTCGAGGTCCACGTCGTCGGGCTGGAGCAACGGCCGATGGAGCGCGTGCTGGGACCCGAGCTGGGCGACTTCGTCCGTGCCCTGCACGAAGAGCATGGCGTTATCTTTCATCTCGGCGACACCGTGACCGCGATCGACGGCAAGCGCGCGATGCTCAAGAGCGGCGCAGCCATCGAGGCCGACATCGTGGTGGTCGGCGTCGGCGTGCGCCCCCGCCTTGAATTGGCGGAGCGAGCAGGACTGGCGATCGATCGCGGCGTCACCGTCAACGCGTATCTCGAGACCAGCGTCCCCGGCATCTACGCGGCGGGCGACATCGCGCGCTGGCCCGATCCGCATTCCCTCGAGACCATTCGTGTCGAACATTGGGTGGTGGCCGAGCGTCAGGGCCAGACCGCCGCGCGAAACATGCTGGGGCAGCGCGAGCCGTTCCATGCGGTGCCGTTCTTCTGGAGCCAGCACTACGATGTGCCGATCAATTATGTCGGCCACGCCGAGAAATGGGACGAAATCGCCGTCGACGGCGACATCGCCGGCAAGGATTGCCTGCTGCAGTACAAGAGCCGCGGCCGTGTGCTCGCCGTTGCCTCTATCTATCGCGACATCGCAAGTCTCGAAGCTGAGCTGGCGATGGAGAAGGCGCGGGCGCCTTGA
- a CDS encoding ArsR/SmtB family transcription factor, translating into MDEVFKALADASRRSLLDRLHVRGGQTLNELCDGLAMTRQAVTKHLGILEAANLVTTLRHGREKLHYINPVPIHQIGERWIKKFERGKLGALSELKRKLEKRDE; encoded by the coding sequence ATGGATGAAGTCTTCAAAGCGCTTGCCGATGCGTCGCGGCGCTCTTTGTTGGACCGGCTTCACGTAAGAGGCGGACAGACGCTGAACGAACTTTGCGACGGCCTCGCCATGACGCGGCAGGCGGTCACAAAACACCTTGGGATTCTCGAAGCGGCCAACCTCGTCACTACGCTGAGGCATGGCCGCGAGAAGCTGCACTACATCAATCCGGTTCCGATCCATCAGATCGGCGAACGCTGGATCAAGAAATTCGAGCGCGGGAAACTTGGCGCCCTCAGCGAGTTGAAACGAAAGTTGGAGAAGCGTGATGAGTAA